aatgtgaaaagtcTCCAGAAGACCTGAGgtcccagattgatttgaaaagacgttatttacacccttttttaggatcttcactgtagctgcataGCTAAAAGCGTAACAAGCTCACTgtctttcaaatcaaatcaatttggcatctcAGGTCTTCTGGAGATTTGGATTACGAACAAGtccacatctacttcagttgtttgctGCAAcagctgttttactgtgaagctccagaagtgtGTTGTGGACTCATGAaggtgaggagatgatgattgaattttcattttttggggtgaactgttcctttaaggtctCTCCAGTGTTGCCATCTCCTCAACATTACTCATAAATCatcttttcttctccaaaatcaTGTCTTTGAGACATGAAATCTGTTCATCCGCCCActtatttgtgatttttgtcGTTCAATTTCTTGCTAACGAGAAGAAACCCATTGATTTTGACCCCAGAACCTTTCTTATTATCAACCAGCTCCTCCTGACAGATAATCAAGCCAGTTATTAAACCTCCGCATTGATCTCCTCTCTCCATTTCTACAAAAACTCTGAATAATAATCAGCATGTCAGTCATTTCTCTCGGGGTGGAAACAGTTTCGTTGTCTCATGAGAGCAGATTTTTCTGTCTCACTTTGAAGGTAACATCTCTTTATAGGGTGACGCTCTCCGGTGAGACGTGTCTCTTATTGTTCATCAGAGTATTAAATGAAACCTGGGAGCGGCTCGAATACAGATTCACTGTTTAAATTCCTTCGGGCTCACAGGAAATAAAGCAGTTGTTTAGAAAGTCGTGCTTGCCCATGCAGTGCCTCTGTGCTCATGTTTACAAGTGGTTGATTATGtaagcagcacacacacacacacacacacacacacacacacactgcaggccAGCAGCAGGAGATAACATTGtcttacacaacacacaacctCTTAAACACTGAGGActttaatctttttaaatgtcaagaACAACGATTACGTCTGCCTTTAATTTTGAAATCTGACTGCGGCAACATAATCAAACACGCCAAGTGCAGATGTGACTGTGTAAACtaccaaaaacattttctactgTGATAAAGTTCAACAGTTTGAAGCACCGTGGCGTAGCAGAACATCATGGAGTCGTCTAATGGAGAATTAATGTCATGTTAGCGTCACGTCTGGACGAACGACTTCCCGTATgatgtttatactgtatttcTGCTCGCACACAGGCGGTCCGGTTTCATAAACAGACGCTATCTGCACAGAAAAATCACGTCTCCTTATTAACTAAACATTACTGATGCATCAGTGagtctgtattttcatttcatgtatATTCTGTCACACATACGGACACCTGGTGACGTGAAACACATCGAGAGCAGAACTGAAATGATTGATAACACTTGCAAATGGTTAATTATAGTTAATTACTACCTAACTAACTATAAAATGCTtgataaaccatttattaagcagctgtgaaggtttataaacatcagttacaaCGTTATAATAAACAACTGCTTAGTAAAtgttaactaaagtttaattcactttaaatttataatttaataatgTTGGTTACACCTAACGAGTTTTACCTAAGCGAGCATTTGAGGAACTACGACTGGCTACATCAGtatcttcttttaaatcactttagTTTAGTTGTAGGTGTTTGAATTTTCaggtttattgttttatttttcatgtgtgagtCTTAATTTACTCAGGCGTGGggagaaacaaaataaatgcaacTGGATCATGTAATCAGGATACAgaaaaaggtaactgtattccaGTAGAGTTACAGGAAAAAAGATGTAATAAGATTACagatatatttaataaaaaaaaaagggattgcTGACAGGACGATTTtaagataaataataatgtacCAGTCTGTAACATCACTCCGGGCTCGAGTGAAACCAAATACACAAACGTGTTTTCGAGTGTGTATTCTTATGTAAGTCTGTTTTATTCGGTCTTGAGGTTATCTAAAAGTAAGTTACCAAACTTTCATATTGTGATACTCGAATTATGTTACTGGCCACGTTTTGAAAAAGGACCCTGAATTAACccgctgttttcacattttatcactggtgttttaatggttttaatcatcatcattttgttgTGTTACCTCCACTGAGGAGGTGTCTgattgttggtttgtgagcaggattacacgaAAACTACtcaatggatttccatgaaacttggatggaggatgagtctcggcccagaatagagcTCATTAaattttggtgtggatctggataaagggacggatccaggatcccccccccaacccccctcCCAACCCcaactttctttaacattacgAGATAAGGCATTTTCCGACACTGGCGCTCATGCTGGCCTCTTTATCCATATGTTgctgtgtattttattgttgtgtttgttgtaaagcactttgtaacgcttgttttaatacaaataatctaataataataatattcagataatataataatcattttgatcatttctcAATCAAAAACAAGCCAAACTTTCTTTGGTTCCTGCTTCAAAAATATGCGGATTCAatacttttctttgtctttaatgtctgtaaactgaatatatttgagcttttgactgttggtcagacaaaacaagtaatctgattacatcaCATTGAACTTTAATGGGCATTTTTTccactattttctgatattttctggacaaaaaacaatcaagagAGCGTTCATCAGACTGATcgataatataataataacttttTATTCATTCCTTTGATTCAGATAAAGAGTGAAGAAgacttttagtttcttcttcaCTCTCCATCCTCCACCGACCCCCTCATGTCCTTGGTCCTCAGTATTTTCTCAGGGTCTCTCACTGTATCTCTTTCTCTTATATTTCTGCCTCCATGTCCACTGCCCTGGTTGATAATGTGGTGTCTGCACTTCTGCCCCATCCACAGATTAACCACGCTTTTGTCGGGGGGGACAAAGAAAAGCCCCTCCCCGCTGCTGAGCCGGGGCTTTCAGCATGGCCTCTTGCCAGGGGAGGCTTTAAAAGGGTGGGGGCGCGTGGTTTCCTCTCACTCTCACGGCAGGACAACCCAAGGGCATCAAAGCAAGGTGAGTCCCTGTCCCCTCACCAGGCCAGCACAGCCATGggtgggcagcagcagcagccagggtGCAGCGGCCCccacatatccacacacactctccacaaTCCCCAAGCACAGGAGCCACCCGGGCTCCAGGGCCCAAAAGGCCCGACACTGCACCGGTGATAAACATGGTGGTGTTGGTGGAAAAGTCTcccgggcagcagcagcagcagcagcagcggcagcagcagagggGAGGAAATGGGCAGAAAATAAGATAAAGTGATAGAATGGGCGGGAGAGAGAAGTCTAGATGAAGCCTCAGGGTTTTTAACCCGCTTCGTTTTTTGTGTAGCAACTATAAATAGACTGCTTCTAGTAGCCAGGCCATTATGTTGCCTTTTAACCTTTAAATACACACTGTTTCTGCTGCATTTAACATGCTATGTAGCCGGCTAGGCTCGTTGTTTGAGTAGAATAACACTTTTAgctattaaattattattttgcacgttcatttcttcactttttcACCTTCTTGTGCTTCCTTTCCCTTTTCCAGACAAGATGACTCACCACTGCACCAAGTTCTCCGGCCACTGGAAGGTGAGTCTGCAGGATGGAAACACAGCTTCATACATCAACCTCACCGGAGGGACCTTTCAATCAGTTTACCAGTTTTTATTACAATGTCTCAACTGGAAGGGAAAACGCTTTATCACCAGAGCTGCTCAGAGCTACATGACTGTGCCTCtagacttttatttatcattttcatttattagaCATCTGTTTATTAGTTCAGATTTgacaaaatatcacaaaaatagGACAGAATTTGAAAGCTCAGACACAAAAACTCGACTTATATCACATAGAAACAGGGACGAAAGACATACAGAGCAGATATTAACCAAAAGCTACAAAGTTAAGCTGAGTTAAGAGGATATTGATTGCCTGTAGCCCATACATAATCAATATGTATCATCTTCATCATATTTTTAATGCTTCAGGGTGAAAAAATGACTCTTGTTTTCCAAATTTGGTGCATTTAACAGCGACAAAAACTCAATTTTACGGCTTTAATCTCAACTTTTTTAAGTTTGAGTACTTCATACATCGCTGTCTGTATTTCCTCGTCAGATCATTGTCTTCGATGAGGAGTGCTTCCAGGGCCGTCGCCATGAGTTCACCTCTGAGTGCTGCAACGTGATGGAGTTCGGTTTCGAGACCGTGCGCTCCCTCAGGGTGGAGAGTGGAGCGTGAGTAGAAAAAGAGCAGTTCTTACAGACCAAAATTACTCAAGTTAAACTGATTAACACGATAAGACAATACTGAAAATGTCTCTCTTCCACAGCTGGGTGGGTTACGAGCACGCCTCCTACCAGGGACAGCAGTTCGTGCTGGAGAGGGGAGAGTACCCTCAGTGTGATGCTTTCGGAGGCAGCAACGCCTACCACATCGAGAGGCTGACCTCCTTCAGACCCATCGCCTGTGCTGTAAGTTACAAcatctcatcatcatcttcttcttcttcttcttctactctttTTTGCTTTGACTGGAACAACAACTCAAATGCATCTATtgttcttttcctccctccagaACCACAGAGAGTGTCGTATGACCATCTACGAGCGCGAGAACTTCCTGGGCCGTAAGGGCGAGCTGAGTGACGATTATCCCTCCCTCCAGGCCATGGGCTGGTGCAACAATGAAGTTGGCTCTCTCAGGATCCAGTCTGGAGCGTGAGTGTCCTCAGCCTCTCACCTATTTAAAAATAATCCTGCTGAGACTTTCACAATAGCCATCTTTTGCAACATTTCACCAacacttccttctctctctctgtgtgtgatttCTCAACAGATTTGTGTGCTACCAGTATCCTGGTTATCGTGGATACCAGTATATCATGGAGTGTGATCGTCACTGTGGGGAGTTCAAACACTTCAGGGAGTTTGGCTCCCACTGCCAGACCCCTCAGATCCAGTCCATCCGCCGTATTCAGCAGTAACAACCTACTCCAAAACCCTTTCACCCATGTGAACCTTCACCTCTGACCCCTTCTACTTCCCAGTGCTGAATAAACTGTCTTTCTTAAACCCTACTGACTTCCACCATTGTATCTGCTTATCTGATCGACGGAGAGAAAGATCATGTTTTCCTGAATTACAATCGCTCCGACGCAGTTCACATTATGGTGTCAACAGACGACCTGGTGTCAGTGTTTTAGCAATAAAAGGGTTATAAacttgaaatgaaaaactgagtttatagtttttaaattagCGGCGTAGTTGTTAATCTGACGAACGTATGGGAAGAAAACTGTCacaaatatttgcaaaaaacacttttaaataaattaagagCTGGAAAACTCATCAGTCATTTGATAATCCATGTGCTTAAGTCAATTATCAATCAAACGTTTGAAACATTATCTGGTTACAGCTTATTAAATATGAACATTTGACTTAAATCTCTGGTTTATAGTTTTGTAAAGTTAATACTTTTGAGTTGAGGGCTGTGGGTCAGAaatacaagacatttaaagacatcagcGTGGGCATTTTCCACCCTTTTCTGGTGGTTTATAATATAAGTGATTAATATTTAAACCTAAAGAAGTAATCACTATTTGGAGCTGCAGTTAAAGTACATCTGATTTTATCTAAAGTGTTTCGATATCTAGTTTTTCTCATGCAACCAACGATTACTTTCTTggttaatcaattagttgtttgctCTATAAAGTGTCTGAAAATGGGATGAGAATGAGTTTTAAGTCTACGTATCTTTCAGGCCAGTGGTCACCAAACTATTTAACAcctaaaaacaaagaaatatctTCCACTGAACACTCATCACTGGTTGGATAACATCGATCAGCTCGATAAAAAGTGACGTCATCAGGAAATTAATGATCCAGtgagaagacagaagaaaaaaggtgaAGATTAGAGGAAAGTCTCTCAGACTGTTAATCATCCTGTGACCCTCTGATTGATCACATgatctcaaaaaaaaaaaaaaaatgatctcATTACTCGAGTACTGTTTGTATGAGTGACtgtcacttttaccaaagtaacatttcagcacaaaatctttacttttactcaagtatgacttgaCTCCAAATGTATATCGGCTCCAGATATTGGTTATCGATCTCCTTGATTGctaataatcatttaaaaaacaacgtGAATCTCCTTTTTTAATTCTCAAAAAGGTTGTAGGTTTCAGCTCAAATATCAGTAAAGGATcaataatacatgtttttttatacaTGTTGAAGGTATAAAACATACCTGTTTGTGATATTCCTTCATCCTGCCTGCCTGTTTCgtttatacgtggcggaccctgccacctttctagcttcaaacagtgttctggggaccttattttcctcttttattcagttaaagaaaaataaatacttctgagtttgatattattacctcatcaattacctgaatacattttgctttttattttgtttttagcttAAATAATCACTTAAATTATTATGAAAAAAGTTGCAGGATTCAGATTAAATAGTCGTCTACTTCGGTATAGGATCAACACTTCTTCCAGCACTGGATGGGCATACTTCAAGGTAATGAAACGTGTTTTTATACTCCTTCATCCTGCCTGCTGTGTGCGTGAGGCCTCCTCTCCCTCTATATGTCCACTGCAGTGCACTGGGAGCATTACCAGTGCTGGCCAGGAAACGGCACTGCGTTtccaccaaaacaacaacacacacccaGCCGACTGGGGCATCCTATAGAAAAGAAACCATTTACAGTGTTGTGATATTAACAACTGCTAGAGGCTGCAGCTTCGTGACCATCCGGATCCAGTGTGAACACATCTTATTTAACCACAGAGGGACAACTGGACAGCTGCAGGGACGGATCCAGTTCAAATAAAAGCCCTGAGACCCCCCCCCCCTGTGGGATATTTCCTGTACACAGACTGGTCGATGTTATTCCCAGTAAATCACCAGTGACATGCTCCAGCTCcacatctgtaaaaaaaaaaaaaaaagaaaaagaaaaagggaagtCCCCACTTATAAAAATTATTCCAGTAAAGTGACGTCAGCCGCACACGTAGCTCgatttgctttcatttttaaagtgcaggaaataaaacactcatgttgttaaaaaaaaaaaatctaaaatctgATTAATTTccaaccaaacaaaacaaaaaacaaacccatgtgtgtgtgtgtgtgtgtgtgtgtgtgtgtgtccgtgtggtCCGGCTCCAGCCAAAGCGCTGACCCGCTCCGGGTTTTACGAGCCTCTCTCCCCCGCCGCAGTGGGAGGAAGTTGAACCACAAAGCGAAGCAGAgccacaaaaatacagaaaaatacaccGAAGGGGGACTTCAGCGAAACATGTGCCGTACTGGAGCTGGGAAACGAGCAGCTTGACCGAAAGGAGCGGACACAGAATCGCCTGGCAAAGCCGCGGAAGGGacgcttgttttgttttgttttttttggtgggGGGGGGCGGCGTTTGTAGCCACTTTAGCTCCTCTGACTTAGCCGACTGTGGGCTCCCCCAGCACGGATAGCCTGGCAGGCAAGGAGTCGCTCGGGGCAGGCGGAGTGCGACGACCCGCTCGGCTCACGGGAGAAGCCCACCAGCGCCGTGTCGCCGTCGGCGTTTGACAGTACCCAGGGGGTGGTCAAAGCCCTTATCGGTTAACCACACTTTCACGGcgggagaggggggaaaagttATCGTTCACCACCGCCGGCCAGCCGATTTCCATCTACCCAGcgctccctccc
This portion of the Pagrus major chromosome 12, Pma_NU_1.0 genome encodes:
- the cryba4 gene encoding beta-crystallin A4, translated to MTHHCTKFSGHWKIIVFDEECFQGRRHEFTSECCNVMEFGFETVRSLRVESGAWVGYEHASYQGQQFVLERGEYPQCDAFGGSNAYHIERLTSFRPIACANHRECRMTIYERENFLGRKGELSDDYPSLQAMGWCNNEVGSLRIQSGAFVCYQYPGYRGYQYIMECDRHCGEFKHFREFGSHCQTPQIQSIRRIQQ